CTCACGCTTACGACTCTGTGAGCGGTTCACTGCGTCTGCGTTAGCTCTCGCGTCATCGACTGCTGCATACCTCAAGTCTTAGAACCAGGAGGTTGTGTGTAAACTCCGGCAGCCGGCCCCGCACTCGCACTCACTGGAGGATCAGCAACGAAATAAGCCTACCCTCGGTGAGCGATCAATCCAAGGCATTACCCGTCAACTTCAAGGACAAAGAGACCTATCACGCGGTCCCGTGCCCCTGCCACTCGGCCTGGGTTCTGACACGGTCCTGCGAATCCCTTTGATACAACGACGCCTCTCGTCAGCGCATCTCTACCCGTATCGAATGAACCCAGCCCCAATGGTTTTTTACCCGAGTGGACGGCCTGATGACCGCCACTACCCACCCTGGCCGACACCTACAGATGATGAGGGCGAGTATTCCGAAACTTCCTCCTTTGTGAACAAGCAACCTTTGGAGACGTCTACCGCATATCTCGAGGAGCCCACCGCAACATCGACCGAGGCACCCAGTCCGATATATTCCTATCCATCGAACATGTCAAATGGGCCGCCAGTCAAACCGAATTATGGAAGACCATACACTGAACGCCCCTGGACTTCAGGTGGTGATGATGGCCGTGATCCACCctcaacaacgacaacgctCCTTACAAAGACTACAGCTTCTTGGGGTCAGAACGGCGCTCAGACTTCTCATGTGTTGACAACCCCGGCGCTGGTACCAACAGGAGATACGTCGTCACCAGCGCCCACACATGATGGTTTTCCTGATTTGCAGAATCACGGAACTGACAACGGCCCTGACCGAACACCCATGTACGCTGCTGCCGGTGTGACGCCGGTCGTGGTGATGGCATTAGGGTTCATCGTGTTTTACTGTATACGCAAACGAAGACGGCAAAGGCAAGCAGCCATCACTCATGGACACGTCGAAGAGATGAAGATGCAACAGAAGCCTATCGTGTTTCCCTACATTGCACCCCCGTCCCCGCCGCCAGCTATTCTTCCACAGTACTCTCCTCCATCTCCGTCATCGAGACAGCCTCCATCTCCGTCATCGAGACAGCCTCCATCTCCGTCATCGAGACATCCTCCAACTGCGAGCTCGTCACAGCCCGTCATCCTGGGACCCATTCCAACTGGTAACAACGGTGCATACTTGACGGGTATGGACACTTCCGATCTCGTGTCTATGACTTCAGCAAGCAACATCAGCAGAATGGGCACAATAGTGGATCGAGATCCCTTCGCAGATGGCAGGAGCCTAGAAGAAGCGCCGCCAGCGTATCGACCTAGCAGCCTTCCGCCAGCAAGTCTCGCATCTATTTCGCGCAACAGCAGCGTTCGGATAGCTGGACGCCTACCGACGATGTCACAAACACATCTCATCGAACGCTCACCCTTTGACGATCCTGAAGACGACGAAATCTCAGAGCTGTCTGGGCCGACCCTGGGGAGAGATGCCGATGCCATGTCTGATATTTCAGAACTCTCGTACCAAATTGAGCCCGTCGTCGGCAGGTCTCCCTTCTGATTGGCTTTGCGATGAGCTTTACTTTCTTACCTTGATGTGTATACTCGAGAGCGGTTTTATATCTTTGCGTCGACGTTGATGAATGTACATGCATAGGCGCTGAGGTGTTGGTCTTGATACAAGATGGCAGTTGGTGGTCTTGATACAAGATGGCAGTTGGTGGTCTAGATACAAGATGGCAGTTGGTGGTCTTGATACAAGATGGCAGTTGGTGGTCTTGATACAAGATGGCAGTTGGTGGTCTAGATACAAGATGGCAGTTGGTGGTCTTGATACAAGATGGCAGTTGGTGGTCTGGATACAAGATGGCAGTTGGTGGTCTGGATACAAGATAGCAGTTGGCGGTCTTGATACAAGATGGCAGTCGGTGGTCTGGATACAAAACAACAGTCGGTGGTCTGGATACAAAACAGCAATCGGTAAATGGGGTGGGGTGGTTTGAATTAGTGCTCATGTGACTTGATGACGAAATGTGGCGTTAGGGCTCCGGGGATACGGCAAGATAGGTTTGTGTCGAAGATGACATGGCAAATCAAACATGTCGAAAGCACCAGCCCTCATAAAGTGCTTCTCTCTTTGATGCATTGTGGGCTCGAGAAGGGCAGGCTGTGTGGACACGTTGTCGTACCAAACGACGTGCCCGCATGGTAGCATCGCATCGCTTCGCTGGAATACCGATAACATGACGACTGCCTATCTGATCAAGGGATGGGATGTGCCTTGCATAGTGAACAGCGACACGTATCCGGCGAGCCCAAGGTACCAAGCTACGATCATCTCACATGCACGGCTAGCGTAGGGCATTTCCCCACTGGGGACATGATGCGCACGCCAATTGGCTCTGAAGTGCGCATTTCCCAGGAACAGGACTTGGAGGCCTCGCCTGCCGAGCGCTCAATAGGTAGACATGGTGTCCTTGAGCATCACAAGCACACGGCCGGCAGAAGCACATGGCCGGCTCGGGCGTGCAGCTCAGGAGTGCAGCTGGAGAAATGCTTGACTGGTTCACGGAGGTTGTGGCAGCCAAAGTCAAAACGGCTCTCGTACCTAGCGTGGATGCCAATCTGGGCGGACCTCGTCAAATCCACCGAATCCATCCGTGCCATCGTTCCGCCACGCATCTCCTCAGCCATCATGTCCCCGTGCCGTGTGCGCTCTAGCACAGCGTAGTACCTTTGGCGCAACCCCTTGGCTCTCATTTGCTCCATTGGCCTGCGTCTGTGGGCGGAAGCGGTCGCCGGCATGCTCAGCAGGCCAGGCCCGGCGAGGCGTGAATTGGCATCAGACCTTCTCCATGTCTCCCTGCCACTACCAGTACTTCCCATGATGAGCACTCCCTCGCTATATTCCCACGAGCATGTCTACAGCCCATTGCGGCTCAGATCCTGATTGTCGGTTACCCGCACCCTAGGGCTCACGAGTCGCATTTCCGCATCGCTGCTCGTTGCTCCGGGCCACGGTGGGCACGATTCGTCCTTCAATCGTCGTCGCCAGGTCAGTCGGCAGCCCATCTTCTGCAGCCAGGCAGCCTCACCTCGGCCCCACTGCCATCTTCGCCTAGGTATTAGCATCTGCAACAAAACCTCGCCTTCATTCCTCGCCAACCGTGTCCGAGCTTGCAACCGCATCCGGCCTGCAGACCTCTCTTCTGCCCTGAAGCTGCTGTGACGCCCGTCCGAGGTACCTGCATCTACGCCATCACAGCACTGACACTTCCCCCGATCCAGCCTGGGGTGAGCGTCACTCAAGGTATCACAGCTGCAACGCTCTGTCCTGCTTGCGTCTGCACCACACGGCACCACACGGCACCACACGGCACCACACGGCACCACACTGCACCACACTGCTACCCGGCCGCGAGAAATTTCTTGTCAGAGCATCGCTCCGCGGTCTTCAACACCGCCGACCCCTCGACCGCCTCGAccctcgtcttcgtcgcTCGTCTTACACTGTAGCTACATGGTCTCGCAGGGCAGGAATACTGTGTCACTGGGTTTGCTATGAGTCTCGATCAGCACATGCTTGGGTACGATCCTCTCTCCTCTCGATCGGTTCGAGTTCGAGCCCCCATGTGCCCTCTTGTGTTGAGGGGAAACAGTCGTCATCTGGACGCTGTTGGGTCGGTGCTACAAGGCCTCGCGATGAAGATGAAAATGCCGTCGGtgcctgccctgcctgcTCTGCCTGCTTCGCCTGCTCTGCCTGCCGGCACACTGAGACTTGCCGTACAATTGCCCCAATCATGGCTTCGTCCACGCCGAGGGGCAGGCAGCACCGCACGCATGTCATCAGGAGCTCGAGGGCATCGACCCATCCTATTCCCCCTCCTACCTGCATTCCAGCAAAACTTGTTCTCAGCCTTCGCCATGCTCGCTCCCAGCCTTGCTGCCTCTTGTTCAACTTTGTACTCTCAAAATCTTCATCACGCTCGTTTCACGTCTTAATGTTTCAGCGCTAACTTGGGTCGTGTGCTAGATCGACGGATTGGCATCTCCTCCCCAGTCCTTCCTCCACTCCCAAGTCGGTGACGTTTCCCGACTCGACACTCAAAACGCCCAGGACCGACGGGTTTGCTCATCAGTCCTACTTTCTTGACGCCTGGGCAACACCCCGAGTCATCGGGCACCACACCCCAGCACACACACCCTCGTACTTGCTATCGACCCCGAACGACCGTCCAGCAAGCTCGCACAGCCTAAAGGTTCGCACGCCTGAGGACCCGGAATTCCATGTCAACCATTTCGCTCCCAGCAATCTCGCCTTGCCTCCCGTCGAACCTCAACGACGattgtcgtcgtcgccggATCCAAACTCGCTAAGGAAAATTGGACTAAACCAGCAAGGCCAACGGCCGCTCTCTGGTCCTGTCAAGATGGACTTCTCGCAGATGCAGACACCGCCTCCGACAAGAGATGCTACCTCGAGGCCGGATCTGCAACAGAGCGTCGGCAACCAGAACGCCACTCCAGCAACGGTAATACGAAGGACACCCCTTCAGCACGTACCGACATCAGGTGGCATCTTTGACCAAACCCCATTTGGATATGCAGACGTACCCTTCTCGCCCAGTATGATGCCATTTGCCAATGCCGGACCCTTGTCGGCACCGCCAATGCCCCAATCTAGACTGTTCTGGGACTCGAATGACAGTAGCCAGATGGACTTGGATATGCCCGCATCGTTAGACCCATTTGGCCCTACACCCAACAAGCTTCAAGGCACCTTGGGCTGGCAGACTTTCCACACTCCTGTTGTTGAACAGATGCAAGCTCAGTTCCAGCCACTGCTGAACATGTCATCTACGGCCCCCATGGCGTCCTTTGGTACAAGCACAGCAGAAGAGGGTCAAAACTCAAGGCCAAGCTCGTTCATTGCGGGTGTCGACCCAAGCATGCTCTTCAGTTTCACAACCCCTGATGACATGACCGCTTCATTTGGCAACATGCCTCCACAGGCCATCTTCAAGCCGAACCGACAGCCATATGAGACTCAGATGCTTGATTTGAGACGTGAAAAGGAGATGGCAAAGAAGCCGAGAAGTCTGCATTCCCGTAGCAATACTAATTCGTCCTCTGGTTCGATTGAAGACAACAGGCCTACCTTACAACGCAGTAACACCGACGGCGGCTTTCGGAGGACTCGGCCAGTGAACCCAGAGCGCAGGTCGTCAGCAGACACCAGTGCAGCCAACCATATTCCACGCCGGTCGTCGCCTTTAAAACGTGCAAACAGTGGTGCCCTCAAAGTCATACCCGAAATCATTCGGCGGCCACGTACGCGACTGATCATCGATGAGACGGGCCGAGCTCGCACGGAGACTGTATCGGCCGAAGAGGAAGACACCACGCCCAGAGACATGCGCAGAACTTCCCAGACTTCCATGCGACACCAATACCCAGCGCTGTGGGAAGAAGGTGACACCGAGTCAGACTCGGACGAGCCGCAACCCGCTCTGAGCCGCAATACCTCCTTCAGCAtaccacagccacagccacagcgcCGTACATCGAAGCACGCCAGGACTGAGAGTAACGAACTGTCGAGGAACAACTCCTTCAAGATGGCCCGGCCTTCCTCCAGAACCACGTCAAGAGCTTCTTCGGGTGCGTTCGACAAGGCATCTTTTGACTCCGTAAAGACGGCAAGGCCACACAGCCAGAATGCTTCACGCAGAATCAGCATGGTCGATGTCCATACCACATCATCACTCAGCAACCAAGCCAGCAGCCATAACCTGATGCCTGACTCGCCAGGTGACGCTCTAGGCGCTTTGAAGAGGGTGGTTGGTAGTCGGCAGGAACGCATTGGTAAGCTCTGTCAGTTGTGCACTTACAAGCAAAATGCTGATGTTGGTAGAACGTGCCTCTCAGAACACTCTGCAGGCGCACAATCAACGCTGGGCACAAGCCTCCGCCGACTTCACCAATACCACTACACCTCACGGCCACGGTCGCTACGATCCATTCACCAACTCCTTCAACGGCTCGCCTAGCACTGAAGGACTTACAACACCATCTACAGACCGCAGCAGCCTTTCATCTGACAGCACACGCTGTGTCTGTCATGGCACAGACGAGAGCCAGCCAATGGTGCAGTGTGAAAGCTGCAGCAAGTGGCTGCACATGGGTTGTCTCGGACTGAAACCGAGCACCCTCCCTCCGGTCTATGTGTGTGTTTTCTGCACAGGCCAGACGCCTCTCGCAAGGGGCGGGCGCACCAGGGGTCCTCTACCCTTTGACTCGCCGCTCACCCACAAGTCGCTCTTCCGTCGATAGAGCCAGTGGAGATACTACATCCCCAAGGAATTGCACTCATACACTCTCCCTGCTACCACACGTCCTCCCATGGAGGTTCATTACCCATTTGATACCCAGACCCAAAACACAACAACACAACATTGCAAAAGCAACGCCATGAGCACACCTCAGTTTGCATACTAGGAGTCTACGGTATCTCTGTCGCCTACACGTTCTGCATACACCGATAATAACTCATTCTTGGGGAGCAGAGCATTCAAGCACATATACCAGCTTGTTGCGTCACGCTCGACTATTTTGCATGGCACACCTTTCACAACCTTGTTTGTCCGGTATTTGCGCAAAGCACCTGTCCACTGCATCCTTCTTTCCCCGCTGGTCGGGGCCCTCTTAACAGCATTTGTGTGCTCGTTTCTTTTTCTCGGAGGCCTGCAAGGCATTGATACCAGTATGATGATTGTTTCAACGCTCCTGTTTATGGGAAACGAAGATTGACGAAGATGAACCCCTTTCACGTTTTTCATGACTTTGAGTAGGGAGGACAAGAAAATCGAATTGATGGTTGTACATTCAAAAAAGGAAGGGTTGTAGCCTGGATAATTCTGTACATACATATATGGCTTATTTCAATTTACACACAGTTCGACGCTACAGTCCTTCCTCCTGCGTTTGCGATTCAAGTGCAGGCGACTATTCACAACTTACGGCATCGTCACGCAGTCAATACACGTACAAGTCGGTGCAGAGCACCTCAGCTACATCCAGGGTCCCTGGTGGCATGAGATCGCGTGAGCACACAGCATCAAGCAAGTTGAGCTCATAATACGCATGCAAGGGCTGTACCCAAACCACGGAACTTTTCTGTTTCAACACTACAACTCAAAATGGCCTTTTCCAGCTCCTCTGTACTGCGCTCTCGGCAGATGCTCTCTCGGTTGCACCTTCCCTGTGCGGCACCGCTCTCGGCTATGGCTTGCAGCCGTAGCGTGAGGCTTGCTACTGCTCGTCGCCCAATTTCCTACCCCACGTTGAACACTTTCACACCTCAACAACGTCGCCATAGATCATACACAATGTCTGCCAAGGGAAACTACGAATTGCTCTGCCTGGAGAACCCTCTCCTCGACATCCAGGGTGTCGGGTAAGTCGTTTGGAGTTCTCGACACAGCATAGTGTTGAGATGCGGGGTTGAGTACCGCCATGCGACTTTTCTGACGATTGTTCAGCGACGAGAAGCTCCTCGAGAAGTACGGCCTCAAGGCCAACGATGCCATCCTCGCCGACGCCGAGAAGCACATGGGTCTCTACGAGGACCTGATCCAGAACTACAAGGCGGTCCTCATCGCCGGTGGTGCTGCGCAAAACACCGCCCGCGGTGCTCAGTACATCCTGCCCTCCGAGTCCGTTCTCTACATTGGCTGCGTCGGCAAGGATAAGTACGGCGAGACCCTCGAGAACATCTGCAAGGAGGCCGGCGTCAAGACTGAGTACCTCTACGACGAGAAGACCCCCACTGGTCGCTGTGGTGTCGTCATCACTGGCCACAACCGCTCGCTCTGCACAGATCTTGCTGCCGCCAACAACTACAAGCTCGAGCACTTGAAGCAGGACCACGTCTGGAAGCAGGTTGAGAACGCAAAGGTCTACTATGTTGGTGGTTTCCACTTGACTGTCTGTGTGCCTGCTATCAAGGCCCTGGCTGAGgaggctgctgctaagaacAAGGTAAATCAAGCTATGGACATCTACGAGTGCCTCCGACTAACACGGCCCAGCCCTTCATCCTGAACCTGTCCGCTCCCTTCATCGCGCAGTTCTTCAAGGACCCGCTCGACGAGGTCCTTCCTTACGTCGACATCCTCATTGGCAACGAGACCGAGGCCGCTGCTTTCGCTGAGTCGCACAACATCGACTCCAAGGACGTCAAGAAGATCGCCGAGACCATTGCCAACGGCCCCAAGAAGAACACACAGAGGCCCAGGACCGTCGTTTTCACACAGGGCACTGATCCTACAATCGCTGTCACCGCACAGGAGGACGGCAAGGTCGACGTCAAGGAGGTCCCCGTCCACGCCATCAGCGAGGAGAAGATCAACGATACCAACGGTGCCGGGTGAGTCTCACTCTTACCACCTGCACGACGCTCTTTGACTAACGTTGTTCTAGTGATGCTTTCGCCGGTGGATTCGTCGCTGGTATCGTCCAGGGCAAGTCTCTTGAGAAGGCCATCGACATGGGTCAGTGGCTCGCAAAGCTGTCGATTCAGGAGCTCGGTCCCTCGTTCCCCCAGCCTAAGCAAACATACTCCAGCTAAGCGTCGCAATCGCTAATGATTGAGCGCGAATGCTCGTGTATTTCAACAATCTACGAGAGCATGCACCAGAAGATGGGCGTGTGTATCAAGCCCTACTCAGCTTTCGAGCGAGGGCGAAAAGTCCAAGCATTTGTTTTGGTGTCAGGTGGATAGGGTGAGGCACTTCAACAGCCGCAAAATAGATACCCAGCAATAGCATGCAGTGATGTGTATGAATGGAAACGAATGAATGATCCTCTCTCGCGTCGACAGCCTTGGTTTGTAGATGTGTGGTATCTTATCCAACTAACATAATGCATGTCTTTCGTCCGAAAGAAATAGGAGAAACAAACAAATTGGTCGGCAAGACGGCACTTGTTGTTCAGCTAAACACCGACGCTTCCCAAGTTCCTCGTCCTACACGAGAGAAATAGGTAGTCACTAGTACCTACCTGCCTATCCCATTCTCTATTCGAGTGTGCATGTATGTATGAAGCCAAGAGATCGCTCACAAATCAATTGAATTATTCACATCTGCCCTCCCGTTCATACGGCAAGCTAGAGAGAGAGCAGCATACCACACACCAGATGCATCTTGTTCCACCAGCCAAAAcaagaaagaaaaaagacGAGTACACATGACGTGTGTCCGGGACAATTTCATACGCcctcatcatcatcatcgacGGGCAGGGAGAgagggtggtggtggtggtggtggcagCAAAAAGAAACGATGTCCGCAGGGCTCGAACCTACAACCTTTGGCGAGTTTCAGCGCGAACCGAAAACCAACGCGCTACCATTGCGCCAGGACACCGCTGTTGATTTCATGAAAACATGAATCATAGTGTAGAAACTATACTTGGGTGCCCTGTTCAATGATGGGTTGGTGTTCGGCGTTGATCAGGCTCTCAAGGAGATGGTGCTTATAAGGGTAGAAAGGGATCTGGTTATTGTTTTGTAGGGTGGGTTTGGGGTGCTTTCCTGCACAGCGTGGGGTTTCGTTTGCCGACTTCCATCGAGGCATTGCAGTGAGCTTGGATGCCGAGCGAACAACCATCGTAAATAACCAGGAGCAGAGAGCCTTCGTGACAATTCTGGAGGTAGCTCGTCCCCAATGTAAGTATACACGCTACTGACTGATTCGCGTGACTTTCCTCACTACCGACACTCAACGTGATGCCTTTACGCTGCCCTCATGGTCCCTCGCTATTGTTTCGACGCCGCTCGTGACGGTGACAAGGAACAATCAAAATGGGGCTCCGCCAATTTAGGTCTGACACCGGAAAATCTGTCTCTGTCTGAGCAAAGGGCCGAAGGAAACGCTCTGAAGCTATCAACGCTTTCCATTAAGTTCGCCCCGCGGCTCTCAGAGCCAATGTAATCTGACTCGGCCACGGCTGTCAGAGTTGCCGCTC
This genomic window from Ascochyta rabiei chromosome 11, complete sequence contains:
- a CDS encoding Adenosine kinase codes for the protein MAFSSSSVLRSRQMLSRLHLPCAAPLSAMACSRSVRLATARRPISYPTLNTFTPQQRRHRSYTMSAKGNYELLCLENPLLDIQGVGDEKLLEKYGLKANDAILADAEKHMGLYEDLIQNYKAVLIAGGAAQNTARGAQYILPSESVLYIGCVGKDKYGETLENICKEAGVKTEYLYDEKTPTGRCGVVITGHNRSLCTDLAAANNYKLEHLKQDHVWKQVENAKVYYVGGFHLTVCVPAIKALAEEAAAKNKPFILNLSAPFIAQFFKDPLDEVLPYVDILIGNETEAAAFAESHNIDSKDVKKIAETIANGPKKNTQRPRTVVFTQGTDPTIAVTAQEDGKVDVKEVPVHAISEEKINDTNGAGDAFAGGFVAGIVQGKSLEKAIDMGQWLAKLSIQELGPSFPQPKQTYSS